The sequence TGGTCAGGTGCCGGGCGATCGAATTTTGTTTTCGTAACTTCTCGCAGCATCGAGCCAGGTGCGTAGTCAGGGCATCGGTAATGTTCGTCAGATCTGGAATCAGCTTGCCAAAACTGGGTGCAACGGAAATAGTCCGTTTCGGTAGTGGGTTATCCTCCAGGAGCCGGGCCGGATAGCCCCGCAGCTCATAGACCAGGCGAACACCCTGAACCGTCATTTTCTTGCGGATCCATTCGATCTCAGCATTACGCAGCTGGCGTGCATTGGTGATGCCATTATTCTTGAGCCATTTGGCGTACCGATAACCGACGCCCCACAGATCCTCAATCTCAAACTGCTCCAGTGCTGTATCCACCTCAGCCTGATTGGTTAGTACACAGATCCCCTCCAATTCAGGGTTTTTCTTGGCGATCCGGTTGGCAACTTTGGCAAGGGTTTTCGTCGGAGCGAAACCAATGCACACCGGTAAGCGCAACCATTGCATCACCGTATTCCGGATACTCTCCCCCAATCCCTGATAACTGGGGTACAGCGTATCGTAACTGCCATCAACTTTCAGAAACACCTCATCGATCGAATAGGGCTCCACGTCCTCGACAAAGTTGTACATCAGGCTTTGAAATCGTGCCGACATATCACCATACAAAGCGAAATTTGACGAGCACAGCTGTACGTTGTGCTGGTCAATTAGGTCCTGAATCTGAAAGCGGGCGGCTCCCATTTTTATCCCTAATTTTTTAGCCTCGTCGGACCTGGCGATCACGCAATGATCATTATTGCCAAGAGCAACGACAGGGACACCTTTCAGGCGAGGGTTGAAGCTGCGTTCACAGCTCACGTACATGCTGTTTACGTCTACGAGTGCGAACATGCTCGACAGCGGTGTTAAGTTGATCCTGATTCCACTTTTTGGGTTTCGATACGACGTGAATTACCACGCCCAGTGTATCAAACTGATCCACACCAATGTGGACGTAAATGGGCGTAAAGGCCGGATTGCTGGGAAACAGGGTAATCATTTTGCCAACTCTGACAAATCGCTTCACGCAGCAGTCACCATTGACCCAGGCGACGACAATGGAGCCGGTGCGGATCGGAATGGCGGAGTCTACTACCAGAATGGAGCCGGGAAAAATATCGTCATCGATCATCGATTCTCCGGCAGCTCTCACGAAATAGGTAGCGTCGGGATGCTGAACGCAGAGGTCCTGGAGGTTCAGGCGCGTCTCGATGTGCGTTTCGGCTGGATTTGGGAAGCCTGCCTGAACGGTGGAGCTATATAAGGGAATGGGCAACCGTTTTTCGGGGTCAACCAGCCAAATATTACCGGGGGGAATCGGATCAATGGTGTCTATCATAGCGTGTCGTATAAGATTCTGCCGCTATAATATAACTTTAGTATATACAATACAAATATATTACAAAGCCGTTAACCAATGATCTATTTATATTTAAGAGATTCTATCGCTTTCGAATTAATCTATATACTATTTTTTTGGTACTGTCGGTTTGGATAACAATGGTTTCCTCAACTATCTCCTCTATCTTTTTAGTTCTTTTTTTCTTTTTTGCCTTCGGTAAGGCTGATTTTTCAACTGTAGCTTTCTTTTCGGGAACTGTAGCTTTTACTTTGTGAGGAGGGGTAAAACCTTGAATTGGCCTTGCTCCCGGAGGAACCATTTGGTAAGTATTATTATTTGTAATTTGAACTGAGGGCTTTTTATCGTCTTCTTTTAAGGTCTGTACAAATGATTGTAACACCGCTAAGAAAGCCACAATCACGCTTAAATAATTTGATCTTTCTGAGTGAGTTAAGCCAGCCCTCTGAATAATCTGACTTGCCCCTTGAGCTAATATTGGTGAGATAACTTCTGCTCTTTTTAGAAACTCTTCTTGATCTAACTCCTCTTTCTGCGCTGTTTCGACTAAACCTTTAAATTGATCATAAACAGCCCGAGTAAAAGCTGGACCCGAAATAAATTCAGGAATTCCAGTCCCATCAAAATCAAATTCGCCATCTAACATTTTCGAAGGGCTACCACATTTTGGGCAACTTACTGTATTTCCAGAAAATGTCGCACGGCTGTTAACAATGTGAAATCCTTTAAATTCAAAAAGACCGTGGATAGGGCAGTTGGCGTATATTTTGTTCATATTCTTTTACTTGTTGTTTGTTAAATTGTACACGGGAATTTTCCTTTTATTCTGTTAAATACAGCTATAGACACTTGTTCATTAGGATTGAAGATTAATACCTTCGTCTTCGCTTTTGGCTATTAAATAGTTTACGAGACCGCTACAAAGTACTAAGGTAAGTTTGGCACTGTTGAAATCTTCACCTGTACCACCCTTATTGGCATGCCGAACACCAGATGCATCACTTGACCAATTGTATAAGTTTTTCAGCCCCGACTTTAAGACAGGATGAATTTTAGACTTCTTTTCCACCTCATCTAACGCTTGTGACATTACTGCACTAGGCTTCTTAACGATTAAACGACAAAGAGCCTCCATCGCACTAATCGATTCTTTTACTGAGTTATTATAATCAGGGTTCTCTCGATCTGACAGTAATATCAATGCTTTTTTAAGATGTAATTTTACAGTGACTAACGATTCTGTATTAGTAAAAGCTTGCTCAATTTCACTTATCTCAACTTCGTCAATAATGGGTGTTATATACACACCAACAAAGCGATATCCACAAGCCTCCTCAGTAAATATTTCATTTACTCGATCTATATATTCTTCAAATACAGTGCCTTGTATTATATATCCACCTTGCGTGTCAAGAATATTTAGATAATTTGTTAATGCTCTTTCTATAAATAGCAAAAAACTACTCCATTTCAACTTTTCCCATAACGCATAGCTTTTAAAGCTATCAATTAGAGAACCACGAGTGTTAGGCATAATACGGTAGTCCCAGCCTAAAACATCAGACCATAAGGAATAGATATATTTTTTAACAGAACCCGTCTCAGGCAATGAAGTATAATCGCCTCCGGGTATTATCGCAGCCCATAATATTTGGTTAAGTTCATTCCATATTCTAGTCTTCGTCCTTAGATCAATGGAATTTATTTGTAATCCCTTTTTAGGTAATCCAAATCGTTCCTGAAAAGATGGTGTGTCCATTTTTAATATCATTATTTAAAGTGCAGCTAATCCGTTCAGCGGATTCTCATCCAGGAACAGCCCCAGATCCCGTAAATATTTATCCGTTTGGTCGAGGTTCTTGTGTCGGCACTGGCGCTGAATCAGCTTGACATCTTTGGTGGCTCGGTATAAGGCGATCACACCGGTATGCTTCCAACCGTAGAGGTCATAGCTCAAATCGTGCAGCTTGAGTAATGTCAGAATACGCCTGTGCTGGTTATAAAAATACTTTTCATAAACCACCTTCTCACCCGGTGTGCCATCCGAGCCAAATACATAATAATGGGCTGGATACTCCCGGATCTTATGTTTCTGCAGGAGCTGCTCCAGACCAGGTGCAATCAGCACAAAGCCGGTGCCGTTGGCTTTGGCATTTTCGCCATCGATGCGAATGGCCTTCTCCCCGATATCGCCTACTTTGAGCAACCGTAGCTCTGAATTGGGGCGTGCCAGGGTGAAGTACATAAAGTTGAGAAACAGCCAGAGCTGATGATCCTGGGTCAGTTCGCAAGCCTCCTTGATGCGGGTGATCTGCTCCGGCCGAAAGGCCATGTGTTTGCCGGGTCGTTCGGGCAGGCGTTTGACCGCAATAAATGGGTTTGCCTTGATCTGCTGACGGTCTAGATAAAAGTTAAACAGGGATTCGACAGCGCCCAGGTGATTATTAA comes from Spirosoma aureum and encodes:
- a CDS encoding Y-family DNA polymerase; the encoded protein is MFALVDVNSMYVSCERSFNPRLKGVPVVALGNNDHCVIARSDEAKKLGIKMGAARFQIQDLIDQHNVQLCSSNFALYGDMSARFQSLMYNFVEDVEPYSIDEVFLKVDGSYDTLYPSYQGLGESIRNTVMQWLRLPVCIGFAPTKTLAKVANRIAKKNPELEGICVLTNQAEVDTALEQFEIEDLWGVGYRYAKWLKNNGITNARQLRNAEIEWIRKKMTVQGVRLVYELRGYPARLLEDNPLPKRTISVAPSFGKLIPDLTNITDALTTHLARCCEKLRKQNSIARHLTIYLHTNRNRKTPGRPDLASKQYSASRTVKLPFHSNNLIDFLPYGISALQSIYQFGYPYQKVGIILNDIVPEDNRQAGVFADAPTPEQLELGHVIDGLNRRFGRDAVYVASQRKDREWEMVQGHLSQRYTTNWNELLVAY
- a CDS encoding LexA family protein, which produces MIDTIDPIPPGNIWLVDPEKRLPIPLYSSTVQAGFPNPAETHIETRLNLQDLCVQHPDATYFVRAAGESMIDDDIFPGSILVVDSAIPIRTGSIVVAWVNGDCCVKRFVRVGKMITLFPSNPAFTPIYVHIGVDQFDTLGVVIHVVSKPKKWNQDQLNTAVEHVRTRRRKQHVREL
- a CDS encoding AbiJ-NTD4 domain-containing protein; protein product: MDTPSFQERFGLPKKGLQINSIDLRTKTRIWNELNQILWAAIIPGGDYTSLPETGSVKKYIYSLWSDVLGWDYRIMPNTRGSLIDSFKSYALWEKLKWSSFLLFIERALTNYLNILDTQGGYIIQGTVFEEYIDRVNEIFTEEACGYRFVGVYITPIIDEVEISEIEQAFTNTESLVTVKLHLKKALILLSDRENPDYNNSVKESISAMEALCRLIVKKPSAVMSQALDEVEKKSKIHPVLKSGLKNLYNWSSDASGVRHANKGGTGEDFNSAKLTLVLCSGLVNYLIAKSEDEGINLQS
- a CDS encoding tyrosine-type recombinase/integrase, whose amino-acid sequence is MRQVCDNKYRMKMGVKSAYPYKLARLMDHDDDLTKRWWVDYYAWSEAKEKLVRKRVEVTGPTLKLRQEKATAIIREVNQKLKKGFIINDGPVDEPVPIAKVESTTHIEAAIALYLSVKGNTLKKNSSKTYKSALNRFKTYLKQNNLLRLKIEKFTPAQAFAYIDGLTVELANKSVNNHLGAVESLFNFYLDRQQIKANPFIAVKRLPERPGKHMAFRPEQITRIKEACELTQDHQLWLFLNFMYFTLARPNSELRLLKVGDIGEKAIRIDGENAKANGTGFVLIAPGLEQLLQKHKIREYPAHYYVFGSDGTPGEKVVYEKYFYNQHRRILTLLKLHDLSYDLYGWKHTGVIALYRATKDVKLIQRQCRHKNLDQTDKYLRDLGLFLDENPLNGLAAL